The window CTGTGTGGCTGGCGAGCTAGGCACATTGTCAAACTCTGAAGTAATATGGATTCTCATGGTATGTTAGTTAATGCCTACACAGATCACAGCTAAAGCAAAAGTAGAACGATGTTGTAGAGATGCTATTTGACTTGGTTGGCTATATTAGTCTGACGTAAGATGTTCGGTGTTTCAACTTGCTTGCCCACAAAAGTAATGGAAAAATATTCTTTCTTATGATAGCCATGGTTGAACTGTTCTTTTTAAAGTTCAGCGAACAGCTGTATGACCAGAAGTGACTTGAATTTCACATGCTAGTTATTTTGTGTGTGTTGTTCTTCTTGTCTTGTGATTGAATTGCTCTGATAATTATTTACATGCATCTTTTTTAGTGTTGCAGGGTACTTCATATGAAAATATGACAATGATAGTTAAGGATTATGTTGAAGGCTTGATAAGCAAGTACCCTTATTGGAACCGCACACTAGGAGCGGACCACTTCTTTGTCGCATGCCATGATGTAGGCGTGAGGGCGTTCGAAGGACTTCCGTTCATGGTGAAGAACTCTATTAGAGCTGTCTGCTCGCCAAGCTATAATGTTGACTTTATACCTCATAAGGATGTTGCTCTGCCTCAAGTATTACAGCCATTTGCTCTACCTGAAGGAGGGAATGACATTGAAAACAGGTTGAGATGGCACTTCCTATTTGTTGAGCTATATAATGTAATTATAAGGGCCTCTATATGTGATATAAAAGAAAAATAATTCTGTATGCTAGTTTTTATTTCATTGAAACACGTCAGAAATTCATAGTACTTAACTGTTTGGAACTCTTGAGTAGCTTTTTTTTTTGGCTAGATTTAGTGGCCTGGTGCCTTCCAATATGACTCTAATAACTATAGCCTCTTGCGAAATGATATCTGTTTTGTGTCAGAAATTTTGTGAAACACAGACTCTTatttacccaactgtctccttattTATGCATTGAATACTCTTTGAATCTGATTTATTTGTGCACATGATTTTAAGGTGTGATAAATGTTTTCTTCTAGTGCATACTGGAATTCGGAAATTGCTCGTAATTGATAGCGATAAACTGGTCACCACTGCAGTGTAAACATCTATCTGCACTCTTGCTATATCTATATCTTAAATTGCTTCTTTTGCAATGGAAAACAGGACAAATCTTGGATTTTGGGCTGGTCATCGCAACTCGAAAATACGAGTTATTTTGGCACGAGTCTGGGAGAATGATACAGAGCTTGCTATTAGCAATAATCGGATTAATAGAGCTATTGGAGAGCTAGTTTATCAGAAGCAGTTCTACCGTACTAAGTTCTGTATCTGCCCTGGTGGCTCTCAAGTTAATAGTGCTCGTATATCTGATTCAATACACTATGGCTGTGTCCCTGGTTAGTATTTTTGACATGCAAAATACATGGCACCCATGACCATTCCTTATTGTTATTCCCCTTTCATGGGTGCTCAATTTTTTTAGTGAttcccatattattattttctaatTAATTCTATTGTGTCCTTTTAGTTATTTTGTCGGACTACTATGATTTGCCTTTCAATGATGTTCTTGACTGGAGAAAGTTCGCGGTTGTACTTAAGGAGCGCGACGTATATGAACTAAAGAGTATCCTGAAATCTTTTTCACAGCAAGAATTTGTTGCATTTCACAAATCTTTAGTTCAGGTATGCATCTTTTGAGTAAATAAGTGAGTAGGTGATTTTGTCATTTTAAAACTTCCGGTTTATGCATTCATCTTCCTTTATCTACAAGATAGAGTAGTTATTCATGATCTGAAGGATGATGTTaaatattgaatcttattgtgatggaaAATAATGTAGAAGATCAGGGTATAAAGTAACAAGAGCTTTGTTCGTTGGTCGAGATTCTAATGTGTCACCTGTCTTATCATTAGACTTGAGCCGTTGAATCTGAAAAAACAAGAATGAAGAACTGAGTAGTGGAACCTTTGATTTGgctattttatttttttctgtagTAAATGGTTATCAAAGTTCTAGTGTGGTCCGATACTAATATGTTAAGTTGGGATTGCAGGTTCAGAAACACTTTGTATGGCACTCACCTCCTGTTCCTTATGATGCATTCCACATGGTTATGTATGAGCTGTGGCTGCGGCATCATGTGATCAAGTACTAACTCAAGACTTCACGGTCACTATTTGCAACATAATGGCGTGATCCATCAGAATGATGTTATAGGTCTACCTGCTTGTGATATACCAAGTACGGCCTCTGTTCTTCGCTCTTGTAGTTAGTAGCTGGACGGGTCATTGGTGCAAGGAAAACATCTACATAGAAAAGTTGGCAATCGACGATATCGCAAAAATTGTGTTGTAGTTATTAGATTCATTAGCCATTCTTCGGTTAGTTGGTTCCCCCCATATTTGAGTCCTTTCTGTGGCATTGCTTTTGTAGTTTGCTTTGCTATATATTGATCTGCCTGAGTAATTGCTTATGCTTATACAAATTTTGCACCTACTCTTGTAAAGTAATGTACGCTGTTACTGATGAGATAGTAAGCATCCAAAGATATATTAGATTGACATGATCACCTCTTTTTGCTCCTGTGAGACATGATCCAACTACTCTACTCGTATAATGTAATGTATGATATATGATTATTACGGATGAGATGGTAAATGCAGAGACATGTCAGATTGACATGCTAGCATCAGAAAAAATGACTTGTGTCATTTTACCCGGGGGCTAATATGGCTGTGCATGACAGTATTCATGTTACTTTTGTAATACTATCATCCATGTGTACCCAGAGGAAACATGAGAACTCATACGGTAAGCATTCAATGTATCAGCAATGGTAGTAGCACTAACAGATTTCATCATAGGCATGTTAAGTGAAAATATTGCAGAAATTGCTTGAGTGCAACATGCCAACATGTACTTGAAAGTTGCTGAACTCCTGTGGTTCAACATGGGTTACAGCGTGGCAGTGGCAGAGCAACCAGACTGCCATGAGTCTACAAGTTCATTGTTGATTTCTAGTAATGCTAAATTGGAATGTTGATTTGGCAGTACAGACTTATATACATGACATCAGGCATTTTATTTTTACGGATATGGACTGTGCACCAAGACATTAGCTAGGGTGTAGCATCTGTGGGCACGATACATTGCAGCCTTTGGCAAGAGCAGCCGCCAAGTGATCACTTGATAAGAATGCACCTGATTGGTGAACCCTCGGAGCCAACCAGTCTTAGAGGTAAGCAGTGCAGCATGTATAGTCCAGTGTTGATGTTGTCTAGTTTCAGGGCTTCGACTGGGATGATATCCTGACAGAACAAAGTAAAGTAAAACAACCGACACTTTCGATCAACGATGCTGTCTCTAAGAAGGCAAGTTATTTGTGTTCTTCGTCACTGATATGTGAAATGTCTTCGGAAGAGCATTAAAATAGCGTAAGCAAGCATTGGGTCCCCCAAAGAGGTTGATCAGTAAGGAATTGGTGGGACCAAGACTTTGATCAACTTGTCAACATGCAATGTTGTACTAACATGTTGTCAGACTTGGGGAATAAGCAGCATATGACGAGAGGCTGGTGCAAAACTACGAGGTTATAACTGGTGGCTTCAATTTCACATGGGTTTCTTTTTGGGGCCATGAAAGGGCACATCTTACCGCATTTTTGAAGAAGGCCACATGGGCAGTGATCAAGTGGTCAAATGAAGCAACTGATATATAGTCAATCCCTGCATAATTTGCCAATATCACCATGTTAAGTTCACATCAGATAAGGTATGCATATATTGATCCACCAGCGAAAAGGTCATGAACTAACTGAACCTAGGCAGTTCACAGTTTCACAAGGTTCTTACAAATTTGGTGCAATACAAGTACAGCTCCTGTTTACTTACCAACAAGTTTGATGTCGGTGTTGTCAACTAACCACTGTGCACCATCCTCCGTAAATCCAACAAAACTCATATCACCTCCTTGCTTCCACATGAGCCCCCTACAGATCATTTGCTTGCATGCATGTAGTAATGACATGGTGAAAAATATATTATCTACTTGAATATGTGCCCTTCAAAGAGGCCAATACCTGTCTGTGTTCAATGTCCTGAAGAGAACTCGACGAACACCTTTTGGTATATTTAGGGATTCCATTGCTTCAGCTGCATAGAGTTAGAGGGGAATAGAATCCTTATGAATTTTCCTATGTAGGTCATTTGATTCACAGGAATAGGACCCTGAGGAATTTTTCCTAAGGAAGCCTTTGCAGTTCATTTTGGAGGAAAGTTTACATACACCCAAACCTCATTTTTCTACGTCCATTGTTTTCCTGCGGTGTATCAAActatgtttttaaggcggtaaggcgaTCTAAGGCGCTGGGGGGGCGCCTTATCGCCTAGGCGACGCCTAAGCGCCTAAGGCGGACGCCTAAGCGCCTAAGGCGGGCATATTTGTAAGGCGCTGGCGGGGCGCCTTATCGCCTAAGCGTCGCCTAAGCGTCCAAGGCGGGACGCCTTAAAAACAGAGGTATCAAACACTCTTTGGTGTTAATTCATGTGGTTTTCCATACCTATAGGTTTCATGTGTACATAACACTCTAAAATCATGTGTTTTTCCTATCCTTTTATTTTAAATATCTTgcaaatcaaagaagcccttagtgATTCCGTTGCTTCAGCTGCATAGAATTAATGGTGGCATCATATACCAAATACCAGGCAGCATGGATGTGAATTAATATTTTTAATGAGGATATTATCACTTTCCATTTATTTTTTTCGAAGTGCCGATGTTGGTAAATGCATATCGAATTTGTGACAAACCACCGTAAAGGAAAATGAAGTAACCGATATCTGAATACGGCACCATATTAGTAATGCACATGTATCTCGAATGCCATGTTAAATTAATCTTGTGACATGATATAAGAAGTTCATTAGCAGGGTGATTCATCATCGAtgatccaatggaggagctggtctCCTTGTAAAAGAAGAGAGAGCACATCCCCAGGCCCTACCTGTTATATTTGTGTGTCTTGGAACATCGACCAGTAAGGCAGGACCTGTCCAGAAACAAGAATACGTGGACCGTTAATAAATCATTCATAAGTACCATGCCAATTTTAATGTAAGTCAGGCAGGGAAATCTTTGGGTCAAAAAATATACAGAGGGCATTTGGCGATATAATTATCTTCTCTTGAGAGGAGCCTCTttcacagctactccctccgttccaaaatagatgactcagctttgaactaactttagtacaaagttgagtcatctattttgcaacggagggagtactccGGATCAGAGAACATCAACTACAAGAAAATCGATTGTCGCGTTGCCCATATGAATTGGCACCTAGAGTTCTCCGAGAGAGGGGCTCAATTGTGAGCCCAAGATTTGAAGTGTGTGTATTCAAATTTCAAAGACTATTGCATGTATAATTGATTGTAGCTAATCCTGCACCTCCCtcctcccaaccctagccgcccctcctcctcacccccctcttcccttcctcgcAGCCGCCAGGCAAGCCCGGGgcgccaaggatggtggcggcggggcctcggTTGCCCTGCTTATGCATGGGGAACCCCGGATCTGGAGCGGCGACTCCATTGGCAAGGCACGGCCGGCTAGTAGCCGTGCGGGCGGTGGATCTGGTGTCTCGGCCGCGCAGGCGGCGGGATCCAGTGGTCGTTGGCGGCCGGCGACGGCTTCTGCGGCGGCCGGTGCGCGTGATCTGGCGCGTCCCCTCCTTCCCTGTTCGGCGTGCGGGCCAGCTTGTACAGGAGGCGCTGCTGGTGGCGGGGATCTAGTCCGAGCGAAATCCCTGGCCGGCCATGACCGGCCGCGCCGACGACGACGCCTGAGGGCaccgttcccctccttggaggcatcggcgccgctttgggaaccttggggttgggtggcgcttgtgggtggtgggcgacggcggtggtgcggccctatcctagcatggattagttcgttgcttggagatggactcgcgtaggtggaggtcgtcggctGACGTCATGGTGGTGTTaatggcggaggacctgccaaggctcACGTAGGTGAAGGTCATCGTTTGGCGTCGTGGTGGTGTCGATGGCGGAGGACGtgccaaggttgtcacctcaatctGCTCTAAAGATGGACCAatggaagatggcggcgatgaAACATGTGAGTGTGTCGGACATGTTTGAGTCCCGGACCTGGCAGATGGCTCGGTCGGGGCCTccgactttagatgttaggcttaggtgagaggtctgggtatgtggcccagcttgcacctcttcatcatttggataggaatAGCGGCAGATGTTGTCAAGATGGGCGGATTCAGACATATTATTgttctactttgtaaggtcctcgagaataattaataaaatggccgcatgcatctcccagatgcagagaccgggggtcatcctccttttccaaatacacacacacacacacacatagagggtgagtctattatgataacacccccttaagaccttattctgcacacctggggcttattctgctaacacccccgGACGCGCAGTACACAGCCAGCCGAACCGTTCTAACCACGCATATCCGAAGGAAAAAAACTAACCACCCCTCCCCACGTCCTCACCTTCTCTGcacgccgccgcaccccctagtccCCACGACGACCTTCGTCAACCCACCCCGCCTTCCACTCCCCACATCCCCGCGGCGGCCGGCAGGGGCACTCGATCCGAGCGGCACCCCCCACGTCCCACCTTTTCTCCCGGGCCGCCATGGCGAGCGCGCCCCGGATCAGCCCCCCCGCGGCCGCGACGACCCGCCACCAGACCAAGGCCGCTGCGGCTCCCGCAACACCTCGTCGCCGGATCCATGCCGCACCGGTCCTCCGCGACGCCCCGCCGCTGGATCCAGCTCCTCCGGTCCACCCCCTCCCACCAGCACCACTGCCTCCTCCCCATCCATGGCGGTCGCCCCGCCACATCGACCTCTCCCTGTGCTAGATCCGGTGGGATCCACCTCCATCActataac is drawn from Triticum dicoccoides isolate Atlit2015 ecotype Zavitan chromosome 6B, WEW_v2.0, whole genome shotgun sequence and contains these coding sequences:
- the LOC119322345 gene encoding probable glycosyltransferase At5g03795, whose product is MAGRLAGAGASSPLPRALLLLAVVALFSISFLSLRSLRPAAPPSLPLDEPRRLPLSSPPPASLPSVYHSPEAFAAGYAEMERSFKVYIYPDGDPKTFYQTPRKLTGKYASEGYFFQNIRESRFRTEDPDKADLFFVPISPHKMRGKGTSYENMTMIVKDYVEGLISKYPYWNRTLGADHFFVACHDVGVRAFEGLPFMVKNSIRAVCSPSYNVDFIPHKDVALPQVLQPFALPEGGNDIENRTNLGFWAGHRNSKIRVILARVWENDTELAISNNRINRAIGELVYQKQFYRTKFCICPGGSQVNSARISDSIHYGCVPVILSDYYDLPFNDVLDWRKFAVVLKERDVYELKSILKSFSQQEFVAFHKSLVQVQKHFVWHSPPVPYDAFHMVMYELWLRHHVIKY
- the LOC119322347 gene encoding cyclase-like protein 1, which encodes MAGAPALTLLLLVLLPARQAGYAGAEADACGPAAGGAAGRRHGPGLEEYGGGRIVDITHAYRPGMPPDATAGPLVRLKESMENGSDYNLSELRMHCHMGTHVDAPGHMNKAHFAAGLDVDTLDLGVLDGPALLVDVPRHTNITAEAMESLNIPKGVRRVLFRTLNTDRGLMWKQGGDMSFVGFTEDGAQWLVDNTDIKLVGIDYISVASFDHLITAHVAFFKNADIIPVEALKLDNINTGLYMLHCLPLRLVGSEGSPIRCILIK